One Flavobacterium cerinum genomic window, TGAGTATTATCAAAAAAATATTTTCAAATTCCCGCTCTAATGAAGACGGGATTTTTTTTGATGAAGTTTCTAAAATACTAGGTTTCAAACCCTTAAACCTGAATCATTACCGAAAAGCCTTTACGCATCGTTCGATGAACAAGACCGATGATGAAGGTAATCCGATTAATTATGAACGCCTTGAGTTTCTGGGTGATGCCATGTTAGGATCGGTAATTGCAGCTCATTTATTCAACAAGGTTCCTACCGGTGATGAAGGTTATCTGACCAAAATGCGATCAAAAATCGTAAGTCGGGAACACCTTAATGAACTCGGAAAAGATCTGAATCTGATCCGACATGTAGAAAGTAAAGTTTCCACGCAACATTTCGGAGAAAACATTCACGGCAACTTATTTGAAGCCTTGATCGGAGCCATTTATCTTGACCGCGGTTTTACCTTTTGTGAAAAATTTATTCACAAAAAAGTAATCGTACCGTATGTTGACATTGCCAAACTGGAAGGAAAAGTAATCAGTTACAAAAGCTTGCTAATCGAATGGTGTCAGAAAGAAAAGCATACTTTTCAATATGATGTTTTTGAAGATAACGGCAACGAAGGCATAAAATATTTCGGAGTAAAATTGAAAATCGACAATAAAATTGTAGCCAAAGCCCGGGCAACTTCCAAGAAAAAAGCAGAAGAAAAAGCCTCACAACGCGCTTATTTTGCTTACCAGGAAAAGATAAACAAAAAGTAAATCGGTTTCTTTGCTAAATTATCGTTAACAACTTTACTTTCCTGTTTTTTAAATCTTTAATGTAGTATCTTTACCATTGGATTTTTCTCAAAAAATATGGCTATTCACAAACTACTGATTAACGATTTTATTTCTGAAGATTATGAATTGATCGCAATTCATTCGACGCTGGAAGATTATCGGTTAGCCTATTTTATTAACCAGAAGCTCCCCGTAACATTCGAAAAGAGCAGCAAGGATATCGGTATTCAGGTACCGGAAGGCCATAGCCATTTTACCCGGTTTATTTTTGATGACGAAGCCCATGAATTATTCTGGAATCTGATTCCGAATAAAACAACGTTGGTAACCCGACAAACGAAAGCCACATCCCTTTTTGAGGAAACGGAATTTGATATGGCCACAAACATTTTCCTTCTTCCGGAGCTCAAAAAAGTGGATTATATTATAAAAATTGAAAATACAGACGATTTTTTCGACCTGGATCAACTGATTGATGAGTTATTAACGATCAAACAAATTACCATGGCGTATAAAATCGAACAGAATAAACTAAAATCGAAAAATAATTTAATTTTCTAATACCAATGCTGACAAGAAAAAAGACAAAAATCGTAGCGACACTTGGCCCTGCTTGTAGTACAAGAGAAGTGATCAAAGAGATGATTGATGCAGGAGTAAATGTGTTCCGAATTAATTTTTCCCATGCTGATTATACTGATGTTAAAGAACGTATAGACATTATTAGAGGACTAAACGAAGAATTCGGCTATACGACTTCCATCCTTGCCGATTTACAAGGCCCTAAACTTCGTGTAGGCGTTATGAAAGAAGATGTTGTCGTAAGCAAAGGCGATACAATTACTTTTACAACGGCCGAAGATATTCTGGGAACATCCGAAAGGGTATATATGAACTACAAAGAGTTCCCTAAAGATGTTAATCCGGGTGAACGTATTCTTTTGGATGACGGTAAACTTATTTTTGAAGTGCTGGAAACCGATAAAAACACGGAAGTTAAAACCGTTGTAATTCAAGGTGGTCCGTTAAAATCGAAAAAAGGAGTTAACCTACCGAATACCAAAGTTTCATTGCCTGCTTTAACCGAAAAAGACATTCGCGATGCCCTTTTCGCTATTGAATGCAATGCCGACTGGATTGCCTTATCTTTTGTAAGAACGCCAAAAGATTTAGAAGATTTACAGGATTTAATTGCTGCTAATTCGGATCATAAAATTCCGATTATCGCTAAAATTGAAAAACCGGAAGCGGTAGAAAACATCGATAAGATTGTCGCTTTTGCTGACGGACTTATGGTGGCCCGCGGTGATCTTGGTGTGGAAATCCCGGCTCAGGAAGTACCGTTAATTCAGAAAAAACTGGTACACCGTGCTAAAACGGCACGTATTCCGGTTATTATCGCCACTCAAATGATGGAAACGATGATTACCAGCTTAACGCCAACCCGTGCCGAAGTAAACGACGTAGCCAATTCGGTTATGGACGGAGCCGATGCCGTTATGCTTTCCGGAGAAACATCCGTAGGTAATTACCCGGTACAGGTTATTGAAAAAATGACGCAGATTATTGAAAGCGTTGAGAATTCACCGCTTATCAAAGTTCCGCAAAACCCGCCATTGGTAAGAACCAAACGTTATATCACAAAATCTATTTGTTATCACGCTGCATTAATGGCCAATGATATCGATGCTAAAGTTATTTCTACTTTAACAAATAGTGGTTATACTGCCTTCCAGATTTCGG contains:
- the rnc gene encoding ribonuclease III; this encodes MSIIKKIFSNSRSNEDGIFFDEVSKILGFKPLNLNHYRKAFTHRSMNKTDDEGNPINYERLEFLGDAMLGSVIAAHLFNKVPTGDEGYLTKMRSKIVSREHLNELGKDLNLIRHVESKVSTQHFGENIHGNLFEALIGAIYLDRGFTFCEKFIHKKVIVPYVDIAKLEGKVISYKSLLIEWCQKEKHTFQYDVFEDNGNEGIKYFGVKLKIDNKIVAKARATSKKKAEEKASQRAYFAYQEKINKK
- a CDS encoding IPExxxVDY family protein, translated to MAIHKLLINDFISEDYELIAIHSTLEDYRLAYFINQKLPVTFEKSSKDIGIQVPEGHSHFTRFIFDDEAHELFWNLIPNKTTLVTRQTKATSLFEETEFDMATNIFLLPELKKVDYIIKIENTDDFFDLDQLIDELLTIKQITMAYKIEQNKLKSKNNLIF
- the pyk gene encoding pyruvate kinase, which gives rise to MLTRKKTKIVATLGPACSTREVIKEMIDAGVNVFRINFSHADYTDVKERIDIIRGLNEEFGYTTSILADLQGPKLRVGVMKEDVVVSKGDTITFTTAEDILGTSERVYMNYKEFPKDVNPGERILLDDGKLIFEVLETDKNTEVKTVVIQGGPLKSKKGVNLPNTKVSLPALTEKDIRDALFAIECNADWIALSFVRTPKDLEDLQDLIAANSDHKIPIIAKIEKPEAVENIDKIVAFADGLMVARGDLGVEIPAQEVPLIQKKLVHRAKTARIPVIIATQMMETMITSLTPTRAEVNDVANSVMDGADAVMLSGETSVGNYPVQVIEKMTQIIESVENSPLIKVPQNPPLVRTKRYITKSICYHAALMANDIDAKVISTLTNSGYTAFQISAWRPHSHILVFTSNKKIVTQLSLLWGVHTYYYDKLVSTDDTVEDINRISKEKGFVEEGDMLINLAAMPVIDKGMVNTLRISQIV